One Lucilia cuprina isolate Lc7/37 chromosome 4, ASM2204524v1, whole genome shotgun sequence DNA segment encodes these proteins:
- the LOC111685209 gene encoding PH and SEC7 domain-containing protein isoform X2 yields MSTEELKVVLRRSSEYSGFGFSLLGTTGPPHVIYDIVENSPAADCGVVEAGDVILKVNGTDVHRYTTKEVLKCLRLSEDLVTLELKRDPKLKARIKEQLANTKSPHYIDIETTNNYDYHHSRTSSPHHQQHHEAANKLHYDTTHNYTTIQQQQQQSPTSSSPAATRYKSTISATATTNLPQRQPSSTTSNHSRSSSASSAKIQLVEGLAGGGGGGGSGAGTGTSTTATSPTSRPSRIPQALKCPTQKSQQSPQHKRPRPSQIPTKASLAAAAAAATTTIATTNTTNGTSFMVGSNNLQHSFSYSGNTTRQGKSSSSSSYAAEDRDPEPNSAPPQPAKAPRFEAYMMTGDLILNLSRTPQNSNLLPVQAKKVDSLRDSPNRAAVARANGALAPKASGESSPTSSSSQESPTHSTDSAELQNKAKSRLRKQQQQAQAQKEREQEQQQQQYQRDSINNSYNNRKDSLTNDTLLLCEELEKDEENMGDEDYDEEGDVHRNLPPQQQAHHKTKHHHYMQKHKQQCYQQQTRQQQQQNKSYEYYQNEDEEPDEDYERYAAEDEENEEDQTNYDITNLETYNSGGLGAGGQADDEASDRQCLMQYGDDDDDEQHEDEEYSNSVASASAKQRLKALKKQKAALRYKQQRNSQDNVDCARHQRSSASSTSSTTVGNTGAGAGNNTSQDETSFSVPTSPISLSTPLIDKETANSVPTSPEPSNLAGGSGVVCGADSSGVVRRHNGQIVRKCDSAGFRTSKSEDHLQQIQREGMGAVIPIDIDEDVNSSLNTLLDTRQDSEDSQASDRDRIVWTYNAPLQPHQLAALQQQQQQQQQQQYSTNYGSNNSHNHSHSSSISSSPHHSAGSPASPTSVSSSVMSSSGSKGALGIGGNYTNNNGHNYQQQQLQQQQQYQQYNVVVTNGGMILSDPSDSDSTILVSDAAVQRQQQQQQQRHHQQQQKSSEHKVVIQVRGADNATNSHNSHNNNGSSMRSLGSDYKNSEDELATLAEDAAGPMYQQTTSPNSNSGTLGDGRESSPPVSDDGSDVESLHSYHYSPKAVDMPSAIRLAKRLYTLDGFKKSDVSRHLSKNNDFNRAVADEYLKYFSFETKSLDQSLREFLQQFSLSGETQERERVLVHFSKRYLDCNPGTFNSQDAVHTLTCAIMLLNTDLHGQNIGRKMTCNEFIENLAELNDGENFPKDVLKSLYQAIKSQPLEWALDEDPVDLQKLQGDNKSLQQNTGQLGQNPFLDIPEAANAVEYKKGYVMRKCCYDVNYKKTPFGKRSWKMFYCTLRDLVLYLHKDEHGFRKSQMSDNLHNAIRIHHALATKATDYTKKQHVFRLQTADQAEYLFQTSDSKELQSWVETINFVCAAYSAPPLEGGVGSQKRFQRPLLPSSHTKLLLVSVGKRISINIKSL; encoded by the exons GTGGAAGCTGGCGATgtgattttaaaagttaatggaACCGATGTACATCGATACACAACGAAAGAGGTATTAAAATGTTTGCGTTTATCGGAGGATTTAGTAACATTGGAACTGAAAAGAG ATCCAAAATTAAAAGCACGCATTAAAGAACAATTAGCAAATACAAAAAGCCCCCATTATATAGATAtagaaacaacaaataattacGATTATCATCATTCAAGAACATCATCACCTCATCACCAACAACATCACGAAGCTGCCAATAAATTACATTACGATACGACGCACAATTATACGAcgatacaacagcaacaacaacaatcaccaACTTCTAGTTCACCCGCCGCCACACGTTATAAATCAACAATATCtgctacagcaacaacaaacttGCCACAACGTCAACCCAGTAGCACGACTAGTAATCATAGTCGTAGTTCATCAGCCTCCTCAGCTAAAATACAATTGGTAGAGGGTTTGGCGGGTGGTGGGGGAGGAGGAGGTAGTGGAGCCGGTACTGGAACATCAACAACAGCCACCTCTCCCACAAGTCGTCCCTCACGCATACCTCAGGCTTTAAAATGTCCCACACAAAAATCTCAACAATCACCGCAACATAAACGACCAAGACCCTCACAAATACCCACAAAAGCATCACTAGCAGCAGCGGCTGCAGCTGCCACTACAACAATAGCAACTACCAACACCACTAATGGAACTAGTTTTATGGTGGGATCCAATAACTTACAACATTCATTCTCGTACAGCGGTAATACAACGAGACAGGGCAAATCATCTTCTTCCTCTTCATATGCCGCGGAGGACAGAGATCCGGAGCCCAACTCAGCACCACCACAACCAGCAAAAGCACCACGTTTCGAGGCTTATATGATGACGGGTGATTTGATTTTAAATCTATCGCGAACACCACAAAATAGCAATCTTTTACCAGTGCAAGCTAAAAAAGTCGATTCACTACGTGACTCACCCAACAGAGCGGCAGTAGCAAGGGCTAATGGTGCCTTAGCGCCTAAAGCTTCGGGAGAATCCTCACCCACTTCCTCCTCATCGCAAGAATCACCCACACACAGTACCGACTCGGCGGAATTACAAAATAAGGCTAAATCACGTTTAcgtaaacagcaacaacaagcgCAGGCGCAAAAGGAACGAGAACaggaacaacaacagcaacaatatcaACGTGATAGTATTAATAATAGCTACAACAATCGCAAAGATTCTCTTACCAATGACACGCTTCTACTGTGTGAAGAACTAGAAAAGGATGAAGAGAATATGGGTGACGAAGACTACGATGAGGAGGGGGATGTACACCGCAATCTTCCTCCTCAGCAACAAGCACATCATAAGACTAAACATCACCATTATATGCAAAAGCACAAGCAACAATGTTATCAACAACAAACAcgccaacagcaacaacaaaacaaatcctATGAATACTATCAAAATGAAGACGAGGAGCCCGATGAAGACTATGAACGCTACGCAGCAGAGGATGAGGAAAACGAAGAGGATCAAACTAATTATGATATTACTAATTTGGAAACTTATAACAGTGGTGGTTTGGGCGCTGGTGGCCAGGCCGACGATGAGGCTAGCGATCGTCAGTGTTTAATGCAATATGgcgatgatgacgatgatgaacAGCACGAGGATGAGGAATATTCTAATTCAGTGGCTTCAGCCTCGGCCAAACAacgtttaaaagctttaaagaaacaaaaggcTGCCTTAAGATACAAACAGCAGCGCAACTCACAAGACAATGTCGACTGTGCGCGTCATCAACGTTCATCCGCTTCTTCAACCTCATCCACAACCGTGGGTAATACCGGTGCCGGGGCAGGCAACAATACATCACAAGATGAGACCTCATTTTCTGTGCCCACTTCACCCATTTCGCTTTCGACACCTCTAATCGATAAGGAGACAGCCAATTCGGTACCCACCAGTCCGGAACCTTCGAATTTGGCGGGAGGCAGTGGTGTGGTATGTGGAGCTGATAGTTCGGGTGTGGTACGTCGTCATAACGGTCAGATAGTGCGCAAATGTGATTCGGCCGGTTTTCGCACCAGCAAATCGGAAGATCATTTACAGCAGATACAACGTGAAGGTATGGGTGCTGTTATACCAATTGATATTGATGAGGATGTAAATAGTTCTTTGAATACACTATTAGATACCAGACAAGATTCGGAAGATTCTCAG GCTTCGGATCGTGATCGTATTGTATGGACTTATAATGCTCCCCTACAACCACATCAATTGGCAGCtttacagcaacaacagcagcagcaacagcaacaacagtatTCAACAAATTATGGTTCAAATAATTCACATAATCATTCACACTCCAGTTCGATAAGTTCATCACCTCATCATTCAGCCGGTAGTCCTGCCTCTCCCACATCAGTATCAAGTTCAGTCATGTCATCGTCGGGTTCGAAGGGAGCCTTAGGTATTGGTGGtaattatacaaataataatggTCATAACTATCAGCAACAACAGctacagcaacagcaacaatatcaGCAATATAATGTCGTTGTTACTAACG GCGGTATGATACTTAGCGATCCCAGCGATTCGGATTCAACAATACTGGTTTCTGATGCTGCTGTGCAgcgtcaacaacaacaacagcaacaaagacatcatcaacagcaacaaaagtCATCCGAACACAAAGTTGTTATACAAGTGCGTGGTGCCGATAACGCGACAAATTCCCACAATTCTCATAATAATAATGGTTCCTCAATGAGATCTCTGGGTTCTGATTATAAAAATTCCGAAGATGAACTTGCCACACTCGCCGAAGATGCTGCTGGTCCTATGTATCAACAAACGACATCACCAAATAGTAATTCTGGAACACTGGGCGATGGTCGTGAATCATCACCTCCCGTTTCCGATGATGGCAGCGATGTTGAGTCACTGCATTCGTATCATTATTCTCCTAAGGCTGTGGATATGCCATCGGCAATACGTTTGGCAAAAAGACTGTATACTCTGGACGGTTTCAAGAAAAGCGATGTTTCACGTCATTTGAGTAAAAA CAATGACTTCAATCGTGCCGTGGctgatgaatatttaaaatatttcagttttgaAACCAAATCCTTAGATCAATCATTAAGAGAATTTCTACAACAATTCTCGTTATCGGGTGAAACTCAGGAACGAGAACGTGTTCTAGTACATTTTTCCAAGCGTTATTTAGACTGTAACCCGGGAACATTTAATTCTCAGG ATGCTGTTCATACCTTGACCTGTGCTATTATGTTGTTAAACACCGATTTACATGGTCAGAATATTGGACGCAAAATGACCTGTAATGAGTTCATTGAAAATTTGGCTGAACTTAATGATGGCGAAAACTTTCCCAAAGATGTACTCAAGAGTTTATATCAAGCCATCAAATCTCAACCTTTGGAATGGGCACT TGATGAGGATCCTGTTGATTTGCAAAAACTTCAAGGTGATAATAAAAGTCTTCAGCAGAACACTGGTCAATTGGGTCAGAACCCATTTTTGGATATACCTGAAGCGGCCAATGCTGTGGAATATAAAAAAGGCTATGTTATGCGCAAATGTTGTTATGATGTTAATTATAAGAAAA CTCCTTTTGGCAAACGATcttggaaaatgttttattgtacTCTTAgagatttagttttatatttacataaggATGAGCATGGTTTTCGTAAAAGTCAA ATGTCCGACAATCTACACAATGCCATACGAATACATCATGCCTTGGCCACAAAGGCTACTGATTACACcaaaaaacaacatgtatttcGTTTACAAACCGCCGATCAGGCTGAATATTTATTCCAAACTAGTGATTCGAAAGAATTACAGTCGTGGGTAGAAACTATTAATTTTGTATGTGCCGCCTACTCAGCGCCTCCTTTGGAAGGAGGAGTGGGTAGTCAAAAAAGATTCCAAAGACCTCTACTACCCAGTTCGCATACCAAATTGTTATTGGTAAGTGTTGGGAAACGtatatcaataaatataaaaagtctttaa
- the LOC111685209 gene encoding PH and SEC7 domain-containing protein isoform X1 — MSTEELKVVLRRSSEYSGFGFSLLGTTGPPHVIYDIVENSPAADCGVVEAGDVILKVNGTDVHRYTTKEVLKCLRLSEDLVTLELKRDPKLKARIKEQLANTKSPHYIDIETTNNYDYHHSRTSSPHHQQHHEAANKLHYDTTHNYTTIQQQQQQSPTSSSPAATRYKSTISATATTNLPQRQPSSTTSNHSRSSSASSAKIQLVEGLAGGGGGGGSGAGTGTSTTATSPTSRPSRIPQALKCPTQKSQQSPQHKRPRPSQIPTKASLAAAAAAATTTIATTNTTNGTSFMVGSNNLQHSFSYSGNTTRQGKSSSSSSYAAEDRDPEPNSAPPQPAKAPRFEAYMMTGDLILNLSRTPQNSNLLPVQAKKVDSLRDSPNRAAVARANGALAPKASGESSPTSSSSQESPTHSTDSAELQNKAKSRLRKQQQQAQAQKEREQEQQQQQYQRDSINNSYNNRKDSLTNDTLLLCEELEKDEENMGDEDYDEEGDVHRNLPPQQQAHHKTKHHHYMQKHKQQCYQQQTRQQQQQNKSYEYYQNEDEEPDEDYERYAAEDEENEEDQTNYDITNLETYNSGGLGAGGQADDEASDRQCLMQYGDDDDDEQHEDEEYSNSVASASAKQRLKALKKQKAALRYKQQRNSQDNVDCARHQRSSASSTSSTTVGNTGAGAGNNTSQDETSFSVPTSPISLSTPLIDKETANSVPTSPEPSNLAGGSGVVCGADSSGVVRRHNGQIVRKCDSAGFRTSKSEDHLQQIQREGMGAVIPIDIDEDVNSSLNTLLDTRQDSEDSQASDRDRIVWTYNAPLQPHQLAALQQQQQQQQQQQYSTNYGSNNSHNHSHSSSISSSPHHSAGSPASPTSVSSSVMSSSGSKGALGIGGNYTNNNGHNYQQQQLQQQQQYQQYNVVVTNGSINNSCGTNSITNTNMGLLHCPNGGGGGGNNSSGGNNSLTNTNNTLGGACSTGGGAGGGGGDQSVSEAISNISSPDYQDDDNLLSSRDLLGGMILSDPSDSDSTILVSDAAVQRQQQQQQQRHHQQQQKSSEHKVVIQVRGADNATNSHNSHNNNGSSMRSLGSDYKNSEDELATLAEDAAGPMYQQTTSPNSNSGTLGDGRESSPPVSDDGSDVESLHSYHYSPKAVDMPSAIRLAKRLYTLDGFKKSDVSRHLSKNNDFNRAVADEYLKYFSFETKSLDQSLREFLQQFSLSGETQERERVLVHFSKRYLDCNPGTFNSQDAVHTLTCAIMLLNTDLHGQNIGRKMTCNEFIENLAELNDGENFPKDVLKSLYQAIKSQPLEWALDEDPVDLQKLQGDNKSLQQNTGQLGQNPFLDIPEAANAVEYKKGYVMRKCCYDVNYKKTPFGKRSWKMFYCTLRDLVLYLHKDEHGFRKSQMSDNLHNAIRIHHALATKATDYTKKQHVFRLQTADQAEYLFQTSDSKELQSWVETINFVCAAYSAPPLEGGVGSQKRFQRPLLPSSHTKLLLVSVGKRISINIKSL; from the exons GTGGAAGCTGGCGATgtgattttaaaagttaatggaACCGATGTACATCGATACACAACGAAAGAGGTATTAAAATGTTTGCGTTTATCGGAGGATTTAGTAACATTGGAACTGAAAAGAG ATCCAAAATTAAAAGCACGCATTAAAGAACAATTAGCAAATACAAAAAGCCCCCATTATATAGATAtagaaacaacaaataattacGATTATCATCATTCAAGAACATCATCACCTCATCACCAACAACATCACGAAGCTGCCAATAAATTACATTACGATACGACGCACAATTATACGAcgatacaacagcaacaacaacaatcaccaACTTCTAGTTCACCCGCCGCCACACGTTATAAATCAACAATATCtgctacagcaacaacaaacttGCCACAACGTCAACCCAGTAGCACGACTAGTAATCATAGTCGTAGTTCATCAGCCTCCTCAGCTAAAATACAATTGGTAGAGGGTTTGGCGGGTGGTGGGGGAGGAGGAGGTAGTGGAGCCGGTACTGGAACATCAACAACAGCCACCTCTCCCACAAGTCGTCCCTCACGCATACCTCAGGCTTTAAAATGTCCCACACAAAAATCTCAACAATCACCGCAACATAAACGACCAAGACCCTCACAAATACCCACAAAAGCATCACTAGCAGCAGCGGCTGCAGCTGCCACTACAACAATAGCAACTACCAACACCACTAATGGAACTAGTTTTATGGTGGGATCCAATAACTTACAACATTCATTCTCGTACAGCGGTAATACAACGAGACAGGGCAAATCATCTTCTTCCTCTTCATATGCCGCGGAGGACAGAGATCCGGAGCCCAACTCAGCACCACCACAACCAGCAAAAGCACCACGTTTCGAGGCTTATATGATGACGGGTGATTTGATTTTAAATCTATCGCGAACACCACAAAATAGCAATCTTTTACCAGTGCAAGCTAAAAAAGTCGATTCACTACGTGACTCACCCAACAGAGCGGCAGTAGCAAGGGCTAATGGTGCCTTAGCGCCTAAAGCTTCGGGAGAATCCTCACCCACTTCCTCCTCATCGCAAGAATCACCCACACACAGTACCGACTCGGCGGAATTACAAAATAAGGCTAAATCACGTTTAcgtaaacagcaacaacaagcgCAGGCGCAAAAGGAACGAGAACaggaacaacaacagcaacaatatcaACGTGATAGTATTAATAATAGCTACAACAATCGCAAAGATTCTCTTACCAATGACACGCTTCTACTGTGTGAAGAACTAGAAAAGGATGAAGAGAATATGGGTGACGAAGACTACGATGAGGAGGGGGATGTACACCGCAATCTTCCTCCTCAGCAACAAGCACATCATAAGACTAAACATCACCATTATATGCAAAAGCACAAGCAACAATGTTATCAACAACAAACAcgccaacagcaacaacaaaacaaatcctATGAATACTATCAAAATGAAGACGAGGAGCCCGATGAAGACTATGAACGCTACGCAGCAGAGGATGAGGAAAACGAAGAGGATCAAACTAATTATGATATTACTAATTTGGAAACTTATAACAGTGGTGGTTTGGGCGCTGGTGGCCAGGCCGACGATGAGGCTAGCGATCGTCAGTGTTTAATGCAATATGgcgatgatgacgatgatgaacAGCACGAGGATGAGGAATATTCTAATTCAGTGGCTTCAGCCTCGGCCAAACAacgtttaaaagctttaaagaaacaaaaggcTGCCTTAAGATACAAACAGCAGCGCAACTCACAAGACAATGTCGACTGTGCGCGTCATCAACGTTCATCCGCTTCTTCAACCTCATCCACAACCGTGGGTAATACCGGTGCCGGGGCAGGCAACAATACATCACAAGATGAGACCTCATTTTCTGTGCCCACTTCACCCATTTCGCTTTCGACACCTCTAATCGATAAGGAGACAGCCAATTCGGTACCCACCAGTCCGGAACCTTCGAATTTGGCGGGAGGCAGTGGTGTGGTATGTGGAGCTGATAGTTCGGGTGTGGTACGTCGTCATAACGGTCAGATAGTGCGCAAATGTGATTCGGCCGGTTTTCGCACCAGCAAATCGGAAGATCATTTACAGCAGATACAACGTGAAGGTATGGGTGCTGTTATACCAATTGATATTGATGAGGATGTAAATAGTTCTTTGAATACACTATTAGATACCAGACAAGATTCGGAAGATTCTCAG GCTTCGGATCGTGATCGTATTGTATGGACTTATAATGCTCCCCTACAACCACATCAATTGGCAGCtttacagcaacaacagcagcagcaacagcaacaacagtatTCAACAAATTATGGTTCAAATAATTCACATAATCATTCACACTCCAGTTCGATAAGTTCATCACCTCATCATTCAGCCGGTAGTCCTGCCTCTCCCACATCAGTATCAAGTTCAGTCATGTCATCGTCGGGTTCGAAGGGAGCCTTAGGTATTGGTGGtaattatacaaataataatggTCATAACTATCAGCAACAACAGctacagcaacagcaacaatatcaGCAATATAATGTCGTTGTTACTAACGGTAGTATAAATAATTCTTGTGGTACTAATAGCATAACCAATACCAATATGGGTTTATTACATTGTCCTAAtggcggtggtggtggtggtaatAATAGTAGTGGTGGTAATAATAGTTTAACTAACACAAATAATACATTAGGTGGTGCTTGTAGTACAGGTGGTGGTGCTGGAGGCGGCGGAGGAGATCAAAGTGTCTCCGAAGCTATATCCAATATATCTAGTCCTGACTATCAGGATGATGATAATTTACTCAGTTCTCGCGATCTTTTAGGCGGTATGATACTTAGCGATCCCAGCGATTCGGATTCAACAATACTGGTTTCTGATGCTGCTGTGCAgcgtcaacaacaacaacagcaacaaagacatcatcaacagcaacaaaagtCATCCGAACACAAAGTTGTTATACAAGTGCGTGGTGCCGATAACGCGACAAATTCCCACAATTCTCATAATAATAATGGTTCCTCAATGAGATCTCTGGGTTCTGATTATAAAAATTCCGAAGATGAACTTGCCACACTCGCCGAAGATGCTGCTGGTCCTATGTATCAACAAACGACATCACCAAATAGTAATTCTGGAACACTGGGCGATGGTCGTGAATCATCACCTCCCGTTTCCGATGATGGCAGCGATGTTGAGTCACTGCATTCGTATCATTATTCTCCTAAGGCTGTGGATATGCCATCGGCAATACGTTTGGCAAAAAGACTGTATACTCTGGACGGTTTCAAGAAAAGCGATGTTTCACGTCATTTGAGTAAAAA CAATGACTTCAATCGTGCCGTGGctgatgaatatttaaaatatttcagttttgaAACCAAATCCTTAGATCAATCATTAAGAGAATTTCTACAACAATTCTCGTTATCGGGTGAAACTCAGGAACGAGAACGTGTTCTAGTACATTTTTCCAAGCGTTATTTAGACTGTAACCCGGGAACATTTAATTCTCAGG ATGCTGTTCATACCTTGACCTGTGCTATTATGTTGTTAAACACCGATTTACATGGTCAGAATATTGGACGCAAAATGACCTGTAATGAGTTCATTGAAAATTTGGCTGAACTTAATGATGGCGAAAACTTTCCCAAAGATGTACTCAAGAGTTTATATCAAGCCATCAAATCTCAACCTTTGGAATGGGCACT TGATGAGGATCCTGTTGATTTGCAAAAACTTCAAGGTGATAATAAAAGTCTTCAGCAGAACACTGGTCAATTGGGTCAGAACCCATTTTTGGATATACCTGAAGCGGCCAATGCTGTGGAATATAAAAAAGGCTATGTTATGCGCAAATGTTGTTATGATGTTAATTATAAGAAAA CTCCTTTTGGCAAACGATcttggaaaatgttttattgtacTCTTAgagatttagttttatatttacataaggATGAGCATGGTTTTCGTAAAAGTCAA ATGTCCGACAATCTACACAATGCCATACGAATACATCATGCCTTGGCCACAAAGGCTACTGATTACACcaaaaaacaacatgtatttcGTTTACAAACCGCCGATCAGGCTGAATATTTATTCCAAACTAGTGATTCGAAAGAATTACAGTCGTGGGTAGAAACTATTAATTTTGTATGTGCCGCCTACTCAGCGCCTCCTTTGGAAGGAGGAGTGGGTAGTCAAAAAAGATTCCAAAGACCTCTACTACCCAGTTCGCATACCAAATTGTTATTGGTAAGTGTTGGGAAACGtatatcaataaatataaaaagtctttaa